Genomic segment of Pochonia chlamydosporia 170 chromosome 1, whole genome shotgun sequence:
TGCAGGGCACTCCTTGGTGAGCAGAGAGTGAAATGCAACAAAGGCTTCTGCTTCACTGCGGGCTGCATATAAGAATGGAGCGGCTAGTACGTTCATGCCTTGCACGTAGGTGCCAGGTTCAGGACCAGTGCCTGACTCTGCCCGGAGATTAGCAACCACGATCATTGTTCACGTGTTAAGTGAACCTCTGAATGATGTAACATACTGGCTTGTGAATGTCCGGACACACTTCCTCCAAGGCTCTGTCTTGGATGTGCCGaatggctgctgcttggtCGACTACTTTGCCGTTGTTCCTCCTTGGCATCATGTAACTGCCACGCGATAGCATTGAGGAGACGAATCAGGCTGGCCTCGCTCACCCGCCGTCGGAACAGAGGGTCCGTGGTGAGGGTTCGGAACGTGTCGTTGCGGATTTTGGAATATGCTGGCGAAGCACCTCGGTGCACCAAGCTGAGGTATTCATCGGTGGGCATGATCGGAGCGTCTAGTAGAACAAGCCAGACATATATCCTCAACGGTGACTGCATGAACAAGTTAACGGTTGTCACCGTCTTGAGGAACAAAAGTAGGTAGACTAAGAGTCAGGGAGGGAGTATCGTGTCATACCATTCCATCCTCCGCACTCTTGATGCCCTCATCAACGACCTTCCATCTGGCGCTTTCCAAGGCTCCCAAGTAATCTCCATCACTCGGCCCATCTCGAAATATTTGCTGGAGTGAAAGATGGCCATGTGAAAACACAGGCTTCTTCAGGCCAGAGCGTTTCAAGCCAGCCACAGCACCCATGTGGTGCATTAGCGGCGAAGCTGCATCGCTATTGGCACGGCCTCTCTGAGGCGAGCGGTTTGTTTTTGGATCCCGCGTTGGTGAGTTATTCCGTTGCAACTCTCGACGTTGTTGAGAAATAAGAGACGGCTGGTTCGAGGATCTTGCAGCTCCGAGTGTATGAGCGGATTGCAGGCGACGAAGGGCTCGATGTGTCCGCGGAGAGGGAGGGACCTGGAGGTCGATATGTCCTGGCGTGGGGTGAGAGGCTGGCTGCGGgagggaagaaggaggaagacCTGCTTCTCGTGATGGACTAGGCATGGTTGGAAATTGATCAACGGTGCGCTGTGGCACGAGGATACATGGCTCTTCGGAGGTGagggatgatgatggtcgAGCCGAATTGTTCGCAGCTATCCGTCGAAAACGAGTGAGAAAACACCCGAGACGCGACAATGGTTATGTGGTTGGCGCAAGCTGACGGTGGAGTTGGCGTGATGtggatggatttgatggCGGGGAGGTTGGGATCGTGTCACAGAATCGCCGACTCACAGACTCACAGCCCCAAGCCTCAGGTGTTGCGTGTTgcaggtctggtctggttgcactTGCCCAGAATGGCAGTCTGCTTGGTTCTTTCCGAGATGGCGTCGCTCGACTCAGACTCGACTCACAACTTTTGATTTTCAATgttattttattttatttttg
This window contains:
- a CDS encoding mitotic check point protein (Bub2) (similar to Cordyceps militaris CM01 XP_006671517.1), encoding MPSPSREAGLPPSSLPQPASHPTPGHIDLQVPPSPRTHRALRRLQSAHTLGAARSSNQPSLISQQRRELQRNNSPTRDPKTNRSPQRGRANSDAASPLMHHMGAVAGLKRSGLKKPVFSHGHLSLQQIFRDGPSDGDYLGALESARWKVVDEGIKSAEDGMSPLRIYVWLVLLDAPIMPTDEYLSLVHRGASPAYSKIRNDTFRTLTTDPLFRRRVSEASLIRLLNAIAWQLHDAKEEQRQSSRPSSSHSAHPRQSLGGSVSGHSQAKSGTGPEPGTYVQGMNVLAAPFLYAARSEAEAFVAFHSLLTKECPAYIRGAMDGVHRGLALVDKVLAIVDPKLSMYLTAKGLSAEIYAFPSVLTLCACTPPLPEVLRLWDFLFAYGPHLNILCIVAQLTIMRSQILQSPSPNKVLRSFPPLNSDLIKSVTIGIIKKIPDDVYGEITTHAL